Proteins found in one Campylobacter lari genomic segment:
- the fliW gene encoding flagellar assembly protein FliW — protein sequence MNLEVKCPILGFEDTKNMNFYKIDEVFYRLKSLDGKDFSFVMIDPYMIRPDYDFEVPDYYQELLALNEQTNFGVFVIVAINEPLEESTVNFLAPVVMNYDNNSLVQVILDTSKYPNYFQSEKISAFIKQTK from the coding sequence ATGAACTTAGAAGTTAAATGTCCTATTTTGGGTTTTGAAGATACCAAAAATATGAATTTTTATAAAATAGACGAGGTTTTTTATAGACTTAAAAGCCTTGATGGTAAAGATTTTTCTTTTGTGATGATTGATCCTTATATGATCCGTCCTGATTATGATTTTGAAGTACCTGATTATTATCAAGAATTATTAGCTTTAAATGAACAAACTAATTTTGGTGTATTTGTTATAGTGGCTATTAATGAGCCGTTAGAAGAATCTACGGTTAATTTTTTAGCACCTGTTGTGATGAATTATGATAATAATTCTTTAGTGCAAGTGATTTTAGATACAAGCAAATATCCTAATTATTTTCAATCTGAAAAGATTTCAGCTTTTATTAAACAAACAAAATAA